In Columba livia isolate bColLiv1 breed racing homer chromosome Z, bColLiv1.pat.W.v2, whole genome shotgun sequence, one DNA window encodes the following:
- the F2R gene encoding proteinase-activated receptor 1 produces MGPGPLPTLLYALALLGCPRPPPAAAARVASPYNGSLPRIRSFVISSVSDQDDLIPTEGDTENYLEVGSGATNRTGLFQREQRTVSVQTARYLTSPWLTRFVPSVYTLVFVLSLPLNITAILVFLKKMKIEKPAVVYMLNLALADVLFVSVLPFKIAYHFSGNDWVFGPQMCRFITAAFYCNMYCSIMLMTSISFDRFLAVVYPMQSLGWRTLTRASLICFIIWLVAISGVIPFLIREQTMEIPKLNITTCHDVLRESELHGYYLHFFSIFSSVFFVVPFIISSVCYVCIIRCLSSSTIVAKQNKKTRALLLCVAVFTVFVICFGPTNVLLLTHYIHFSYDNSLEYLYFAYLLCVCISSFSCCIDPFIYYYASSQYQRQLFSLFNCKKTFDPNSSNSSGQSMSTTSRRGTCSTTVNNSVYRKLLAMH; encoded by the exons ATGGGGCCGGGGCCGCTGCCCACGCTGCTCTACGCCTTGGCGCTCCTCGGCtgcccgcgcccgccgcccgccgccgccgcccgtgTCG cctCCCCATATAATGGCAGCTTACCACGAATCAGAAGTTTTGTAATCTCTTCTGTAAGTGACCAGGATGACCTTATACCTACTGAAGGTGATACTGAAAATTACTTGGAAGTTGGATCAGGAGCCACCAATCGGACTGGATTGTTTCAACGTGAGCAACGAACAGTGTCAGTGCAAACAGCAAGATACCTAACCAGTCCATGGCTAACGCGTTTTGTTCCTTCAGTTTACACCTTAGTCTTTGTGCTGAGTCTGCCTTTGAACatcacagcgatacttgtgtttctgaaaaaaatgaaaattgaaaAACCAGCTGTGGTATACATGCTCAATTTGGCCCTTGCGGATGTCCTGTTTGTAAGCGTCCTTCCTTTTAAGATAGCTTATCACTTTTCTGGAAATGACTGGGTTTTTGGACCTCAAATGTGCCGTTTCATCACTGCAGCCTTTTACTGTAACATGTACTGTTCAATAATGCTTATGACAAGCATAAGCTTTGATCGCTTCTTAGCAGTGGTGTATCCCATGCAGTCTCTTGGGTGGCGTACATTAACCCGTGCCTCACTGATATGTTTCATCATATGGCTTGTGGCAATATCTGGGGTTATACCTTTTCTCATCAGAGAGCAAACGATGGAAATACCCAAGTTAAATATAACTACTTGCCACGATGTGCTAAGAGAATCTGAACTTCATGGCTATTACCTCCACTTCTTCTCCAtcttctcttctgtgttttttgtagTACCATTTATAATTTCCTCTGTCTGTTACGTGTGTATTATTCGATGTCTCAGTTCTTCTACCATtgttgcaaaacaaaataagaagaCACGTGCCTTGCTCTTGTGTGTGGctgtttttactgtttttgttaTTTGCTTTGGACCAACAAATGTCCTCCTGTTAACTCATTATATCCATTTTTCTTATGACAATAGCTTAGAGTATCTCTATTTTGCCTATCTACTCTGTGTTTGTATCAGCAGCTTTAGCTGTTGCATTGACCCCTTCATTTACTACTATGCTTCTTCTCAGTACCAGAGACAACTTTTCAGTCTCTTCAACTGTAAAAAGACTTTTGATCCTAACAGTAGTAACAGCAGTGGCCAGTCAATGTCCACTACTAGTAGAAGGGGTACATGTTCTACTACTGTGAATAACAGTGTCTACAGGAAATTACTAGCAATGCATTGA